The DNA segment GTAGTTAAAtgtcaattatttaaaacttgTACTAAGATAAATAATTAATCAACAATCAAAACTAATTTTAATACCTATGTGATGTGATATctgatgaaattttaaaaccttGAGATCTATATAAAAATCTGATGACCTGATGGAAAAGATTTGATTAAGTAAGGTATTGGTTTTGAATTCCTATTAATAGCCTATACACCTATTAGAAGAGTTCCAACAACATTATATCACATGCAATGAATTAGATAATAGTGTCCAACCTGATgacatattatttcaactttgaaATTTATCAACAACTAAAATAATGCTATACTTCTGTGATTCTCTATCATAATTAACTCAATATAAATCAAGCTTTCTCCTTCTAAATTAGTggcacaaaaaaatatacaggaCATTACCTCTAAAAAGTGTGTCAAAGCTTCCCCAGCTGTTGAGGTAGGTGGTGTAGCAAATAATGTAGCTGCTGCCTTCCTCTCTAACCAAGATAACATATAAACCTACAATCAAATGTAAACAGTAAGTATCCTTGTCTCAGGGGTTTAAGTGctattttaagaataaaattgagaatggaaatagggaatgtgtcaaagagacaacaacctgaccatagaaaaaacaacagcaggtcaccaacaggtcttcaatgtagggAGAAATTACTAGTGTTGTTCCGATGATCGGAATAAGTCGGAAATCAGTTGGTTGGGACTGGCGATGTCGATAATCGATTGGGATTTTGTTCAATCGATTGTCGTTAAAGTTTCCGGACTTTGAGCTTGTCAACTTCCGGTCCGTTTATTGTTTGCATTTCATATGCGCAGTCaaacaatattaacaaaaaatatcagtcGATGACAGTAACAATGTCATACATCctataattaaagaaataactaaTTTCCTTCGTTATAAACGTGACAAAAAGCATTTGCAGATTGATGGAATGGTATTTAAGATTAATAACTTTGTATGAAATACTTTCTTTCAATTACTTTCGAAAtcatgaaaatacatgtatcataaaaacattttattaggCTAATGATATGGTATCACACAACACAATTAtagttcaaataaagaaacaattACAAGAATTATCAAGGTataaattctaaaaatgtaattgCATACAATTAACCCTaaactacatgtagtatataaaaaatcatcataTAACACTCTTATATTTAGGGTATGGGAGGGCgggtttatatttttctcttaaatCTATCGAAATCGTTGATCGACGCTTCAACTCGAAAATagatacaatttatatataaaaaagaactaaGTGTTTACCGTGTGAAAACCAATCTTGAAGTGAAAATTGCAGGTATGTAAATTCTTTCTCAgtaattaatcatttttattaaaataaaaatttccaaattccGGTACTTGTTACTTGAGAGCGTACAAATAATTCtgattttagacaaaataattCCGTTGCTTCATTAAAACGTGTTGCAAGTTGCCTTTTATTAATGTGTTATCCATTTGTAGCATCAAAAACGTCATATTCCTTTCCAGATTGCTTGCCAAACATcgtttacttttgtaaattttccgaAATTTGTTcgccatttataaaaatataacaatcacGAATCGGATACGGTTCAACTATGTAAAAATTCTGCATTCTTGCAATTATAAGTTCAGACACACGAATGAcacaattgaaagaaaataatgattACAAAAGTAATAAAAGCGTTCTACACGAATTAACAGACATTGGCTTAATACCCATGTTTACTGTAAAATGcaaatgcattgttttatttttttctggtaattttaaatttctaaaagttaaaaaaaactttatatatcttttcctaatttgaaGCATCCAAATGTTCATACAGCTAtgttattgaatttgttttgcgAGTTTCAccatttaaatttagaaatgttaGCGTCACTGTTGGTAATTAtgagataaaatatgttcaatatgAATCTTGATTCTTattaattcattgttttaactgctaaatagataattatcaaatgtactagaattataatttagtagtAATTATGCCAGAATATGAAATGGaaacaaaagatcaaatatGAATACTGGTATATAAACTCTACAGTGATATGGATAGACACATTAGACAAGTACAATGAGACTAAATGCatgatttcctttaaaaaaaagagggcAAGGTGTTATGATCCGATTATAACCGATATTCGGTTGGTTGCTGTCAACCAATTGTAATAGATAATcgattggtaatttttaattgtacacaagaaactaaaattaaaataataccagactaacaaaagccagaggctccCGAATTGGGACAGGCGTAAAAATGTCgaggggttaaacatatttatgagatctcaaccctgcATTGTGACGTCACAATTTCCAATGAAAAAACATGCATATTGCGGTGAAGAGTGTGTTACTTACAAATATTTGTCTTACAATGcatttcttcatgttttatgcctcaaataGCAAGTACAggaaagaaattacattgtacAAATTTGGGTCATCTTTTTTAAGGTGAAGTACAAATTTGGTTCAGTTGAAAAAAAGGTGAATAATATATGCATGTCACAGAAACAGTATTTAGCCATGTAATTTAAAAGAGTTACATTAACAAGATGTATCACATGCAAGGGAggtaatatatatatcagaagtcggtattttacaatttatttacaatgtaaactatttcattatCAACTATCAACAATGTTATAACTTACACCATAGCACCATCTCCCAAGTAAATGATGATTAGAAGGGTCTGTTTTGTTGAGTTCTATGGCTTTTTCTATATGCTCCtacaaaaagtacaatataCAGCCAAAAGGTTACAATAATTTCAGCAAATATTGATTATTATAAGATGCACATTCACtaagttaaacaaaatatttttcattatgaaCTGATTGTTTCTATACAGTTATTAATATAAGAAggataaaataaattacaacaaCTCCAACCCACAGTGCTCCAACTAATATAACTAAGATGCAGAATATGGAGTGCAATAAATTTAAACTACtggtttatttctttttaaaactcattttaaacaattttaacatgTTAGTATTTTATTACATCTAATATTTAGTCAAAATAGCTATCTCACATGTCAAAACTGTAGTAAATCAAATCAGGTGTAGCTTGACCatgacttttttatttatcttatacCTGGTGGTGGACAGCTTTAGCCTACATTGTAAATCACATGTGGGTTTGCCACTTTAATataattcagaaaaaatattgagatttagaatgaaaaatatatgctgTACTAAAAACAATCTcttgaaaaaagacaaaactgtAAAGcaacaaacatttttattatatttctctTTTATTCAGATTCCTCCAAAGGCTTACCTTAAATGTATAACCATTCTTTATTTTGTTCTGTGTTCCTTCATAGTCACCAATACTTCCTAATGTTATGGAATaccttaataaaacaaaaaacaaaccaagTGTGTGAGATAGGAAAGGGAAATTATAATTAACTAACTCTTTTCAAACTAAtcctatttttttaaagttccaTGTGATGGTtcttaattgaataaaaaaaatattaagtacaCATTAATTAATCTCAATATGGTAGATCTCAAACTACCGTTATGGAAAGCTAAAAGTGACCACATGTAGTTACTGGAGATACAAACCAAGTTACTGGTCTGGAGATACCAGCCAAATAACCTTTAAGGcttataaacataataaaatgtttataattcaAAGATAGTtgaaatcaaagagctgaaagctctgaagaaaaatgacgccactgtctctaatattgggatagtttttatgcaagtcttgattttcacataccgtaaTTAGTTTAACTTTGCAACATGTAtcgtaagcatataattgatattcgtatatgtgtatgtgtgtgaagtgaaggtgACAACAGGCTggttttttaagacaaatgaataggtcaagactagctgaattgtacaaataaataccgtagaaaggcttgtatatttctcactggtacatagtCTGAATCTGAGTCCGTTCGCTTCCATTCACGTTTGCGCCCACTCATTTTCacccctttcactttcacaccctacatgttcgcacccaatcttaattggttttgtgtttaataactatgtaagcaagtgttttcttataagtataattgttgtcattgtctcaaaataaagtgagacagcaattttttttttgtgttgaataaatcttaattatgttttggataaggtattgctaaaaataataataatcctttctaaataaagtggtattttgtcaacgttttattttgtgttgaataactcttaatcatgttttggttagtgtattgctataacttgtttcattgacttgtttcaaaatgaagtgagattctgactatgtTTGTTTCTgcgtgttgaataaattttatcatgttttggttatattagtggattgctatattttggtttctatgttatattgtttcgttgtttcagatcaatgggaccaagctgttaaaaacaattatcttttgtgttttttcctttaaaatcttcaatgttttactcataccaagctataaatacattcagtatttacaccaaagcaatttaaatCAACAACCataattttccaattattcaacttgaatttgaattaaaattgggcgtgAATGAGTAGAGTGTGAAtgtgcgaacgtgtagggtgcgaaaatGTATTGGGCACAAACAGACCTGATGCCACACAGTCTGAACCCCCTTCTCccacaaaatattaagtaaataatctttttgtaaCTGCTATCAAAGGTCTAATGAAACTCAGAtagtttcaaacatttgtcaaagaatTCTAGTCAAACTGGCACCTAGTTAAATTGGCACCTGAacgtcgtaggaaggcgtcccagaaaaataataaaatagccttgccagacgtcataattatttggactaatacatgagatattgtgtatttttctgcattattttaaccagttgagcattttacaggattgttggtttaatgctgtttaaaccttactaaaaaaaaaaaccaccttaaatttgctaattatttggcatgaaagtttgatttattgaaagggactcatagttttccattttattttaataattgacttgtttttacaattacacaaattgtcgaattgttaaaacaacagctttggtaagggcttcgttgtttacctttatacacTACATATTCACTTTCGTTTCGTGGTTTAccaaaatacacaacaacatattcactatgtacttggtaacagtaattaattaattgaatagaaaatattatatcaaatattattggatgccGAATTGACGTCCAATatgtgccgatttgactagatgccaatttaaccaggtgccgacttgacttgtacgtttcaattcctctgcgatcgtttgcggtattttcttgagaaaacctattttccatcatcaaagagaagaagaaactgctttaaaatgattctggaacgcttcatgattgttaaaataagtttaattcactcaaaaacaattttaaaacttgcgaTTAAATAGGAAGTTTCCAAAGcacgtgtaaaagaagaaattaacctGTGAGAGTGGAAATCCGTATATGACAGATATCCCTATAGtacgactttgaaagtaaaacagttcaatccttttgtaaaacaatctttgatatacctatcacattaatgtttgaatggtcttaagcttattcaaaccatataagtcggtatgaaacaccaaaacggaatgaacaataaccgattacgttttgtagtttacaaattctaaaactGGTTCCCGTCAAACTACAACACTTTGTTCGAGTGTAGTGGAATACAAGCAAAAACCAGTGTAAACTGGGTCCTGGCTGGTTTAATACTACACAATGatgcataatgataacacaagcaGATTCCAGTTTGTTTGGAAAATAGGAAATACGAAACCAAGCGCGGTAGGCAGAGCAATGTAATGAAGTTCAGGTCGGCAGTTATGGAACAATgactgcgtcattttccaaaaaccCCACAGCACTGTTCATCTAAACTTTAAATGATGTCAGCCTGGAAGTTAACCAGTGCTTTGATAATAAGAAACATTCGACTTACTGCCCATAAGTGCAGTTGCCTCTAGAAAAGGCTTAGAAATCTAGAGGCATTTTGTGAATCCTTAGAACATGTAGAACCCAATAAGTATTACAGACCAAAACACATCTGGTTTACCAGGGCAGGGGTACCACATTACATAAGCAATTTACCATTAATGACTGCTGCACTTACATATACTCTACTCCTAGTAGAATTTAAGACCAAAACAATTCTGTAGATGTgaagatatttttatatcttttggtctttttagaTATTTGTCTCCTCAGCAATcatgccattatttttttttatatttcaaatataatgaaaattctttaataaatgtaattttttgatgcaaaaaacaagaaattatcaatgtttcaatctttgaattgttttacatttgttatttggGGCcattcatagctgactatgaggaAGGGgctttgctctttgttgaaggctatacagtgacatatagttattaatttgtgtgtcatttggtctcttgtggagaaaagttttcattggcaatcataccacatcttctttttatagataaagatagATTCAAATTATTGtattctgaaatttttaatatccaAACAGTAGcattatgtatatttaaaaatgaaaccttattaaataaattaccaTTTGTGTGAATTAGCTGATTTCTGATTGAGATGTAAGGCCCTTTCAGCTGTATCTTTGGCTGTGTAaagcatttcttttttcttttcaatatttccttTCCCTCCTTCTATCTGTGCTAACTGGTATGTACACTTAGCTAATCTCCAATGGAAATCAGCATCAGTGagatactaaaaaaaattatatgattagtggcatatttttttcacacttTACCAACATCAATTTCAACAattatactttgaaaaaaagacccttattgcaatgttttaaaCAGGTCACATGAGGTGTCATAATGGACCCTCTGAACATTTTTTCCTGCTAGGTATCAAAAGTAATTTCTTAGAGGTACTAATTGGCTCATAACATATTTGAGGCATAtccacttttttttctttttctgaggggtttttcttgtattaatttgtaaatttgtaaaaatgaggGGTTGATGGCATCAAAAAGATACGTGGGGTTTAAACCTAAGGGATTGAAAATTGCCTTAaatttttcttcagttttttttaacaaggtATAATAACCATCCACCCCACCCCCTTTCTGATAATAAATGGAATGGCCTAATGCCCCACAGTTGTCATGTAGCACaaagaagaaaatattgtttttttattttgttttcttccttCCTTGAAATGATGAATAAAATAAGTTGTTAATTGttattgaaaactaaatatttaattgtaatGTCATAAAgcataataatattaattacCAAACAGCcccatcaaattttaattttgttcttcACATCTTAATATGTGACAAAttgtaaatgtataaatttgaaatatatgtgACCATAATGTCTCcatttttacatatacaaataccttagttttgttgttttgaagaAGTTCATatgcttttaatttttctgtttctCCCCCATCTATGAATGTATCAATCTCTGTATAAAGGGCAGGGACATCAGCACTTTGTTCAACTTTTACTATATCTTCAGTATCGGAATCCCCTTCTGTTGGAGTTTCAAATTCACTGGagctaaaatataaagcataaatttatatatttcactATCATATCTGTTCAAatgaactttttgttttttgtttttaaatctaaaaagatTAACTAGCTcagctctaaagagcctgtgccACTCACGT comes from the Mytilus trossulus isolate FHL-02 chromosome 3, PNRI_Mtr1.1.1.hap1, whole genome shotgun sequence genome and includes:
- the LOC134711932 gene encoding regulator of microtubule dynamics protein 1-like; the protein is MSTFFKHNSNLMMVLGTGLCVGVGGTILYFKLTSAFLREIHRLSSSIETLKAEISILNEKLEGKSKWRKKRSGYYSVISASSGDETDNYEDALGGSSEFETPTEGDSDTEDIVKVEQSADVPALYTEIDTFIDGGETEKLKAYELLQNNKTKYLTDADFHWRLAKCTYQLAQIEGGKGNIEKKKEMLYTAKDTAERALHLNQKSANSHKWYSITLGSIGDYEGTQNKIKNGYTFKEHIEKAIELNKTDPSNHHLLGRWCYGVYMLSWLERKAAATLFATPPTSTAGEALTHFLEADRLNPGVWKENLLYIGKCYVELSKYPEAVEWLEKASLLPVVSQDDKTAEIEIESLLAKYGGK